AGGCACCACATCCACTACGTGATCCCGTACGACGGGGACCAGTCGGTGGTGGACGCCTCCGAGAACTACTTTGTGACGGACAATGTGACCAAGCAGGAGATCGACCTCATGCTGGGGCTGCTGCTGGGCTTTTGCATCAGCTGGTTCCTGGTGTGGATGGACGGCGTCCTGCACTGCGCCGTGCGCGCCTGGAGGGCTGGACGGCGCCACGGTGAGTGCCTCGCGCCCGCCGCCCGGGAACGCCACCATCCTGGCCGGCCCCAGCCGCCTGACCGCCCCTGTCCCCCTGCAGATGGCTCGTGGACCTGGCTGCCCAAGCTGTGCAGCCTGCGGGAGCTGGGCCGGCGGCCGCACAGGCCCTTTGAGGAGGCCGCCGGGAACATGGTGCACGTGAAGCAGAAACTCTACCACAACGGCCACCCCAGCCCGCGGCACCTGTGAGCCGCGCAGGGACTTGCCGGGGCCGCCCAGCCGACCGGCTGCTGTACAGATGCAAAAGGGACCTCGTGGACGCCCGGGCCGGTGGGACTGGACAGCAGCCCTGGGCCCAGGTTGTCTGGGGCTGTGGCCGGCCGGGAGAGTCCAGCGGAAGGTGCTGtctcctcttctttttataaAGGGGGTTGGGGTGTGGGCtagggtgggggctggggtgggagaggccCTGCAGTTAGGGGGCAGGACACGAGGGCAGACTCAGCCCCAGCGGTGCTGGGGGGCCCAGAGGGTCCTGGggggcaggtgggggcaggggtggcgAGGCACGTGGCCCGGGCCAGCATCTGTTTGAAACCGCTGTTTCCCGTGCGCTGCGTCTACCATCTGTCTGGCCGCCGCCAGCTCGGGCAGAGGGGAGGGAAGCGAGGGGGGCACCCGTCTGTACACAGCCGTAGGGTGGGGCGCAGGCGGCTGGTCCCAGGCAGCATTCAGACCCCGGCCCAGCCATGGCGGGCACCTCATGTGAAGCCCACCCCTCTGTGGTCAGTAAATTCTCCAGAAagctccagtctctgcctcttctGTCACCTTTGACCCCAGGAGAACCCTAGGGGGCCCCGGAAACCCCACCCCGCGCCAGCCAAGAGACAGACACAGCGGTGAGGCACCTGTGGGACTTTTATTAGGTAAACAGACCCCAGCTCCAGCCACAGGCTTGGACCGGCCAGCTGAGAGTGGCCTCAGACGCCCGGCCAGGTTCCCTCCTCCCGGCCACAGCCTGGGCTTTCTCGGGGCCACCAGTGCGCACAGGGCCGGGGTGTGCCGCCTGCAGTGGGAAGCAGGCTTCAGGCCGCCCCACCTCGGTCTGGTCCCGGCAGGCCCCCAACACCCGGCTCTGCTGTGGGAGCCGAGAAGAGACACCACCGcccctctcctgctgccctggggGCTCAGCCGGCACCCACCCTCCCCGTggcctgggcaggggctggggtgcGAAGCCTCCCCTCCCGCTCTGAGTCACGTGGAAAATGCGTCTCCCAAGTGTCTTAAGGGGCAGGAAGGAGGCCTGCCCCTCCCTAGCCAGTGCCCACAACAGGGGGTGTCCTGGGGGGCAGAACGGCCGACCCCCACCACAAGCTAACCTGGGGCACAGAGGCCCTGGGCACAGCCCTTCCCCATCCAGGAATATTTCCTAAATGTGCAGGGGCCGgaagttgggggtgggaggggtcCGCTGACGGCTCCGTGAGGTGTGGGTCTCGCTGTGGACTCAGGATGGGGAGGGCTCGTCCCCGCGCCCAGGCCCTTCTGACTTCAGCCAGCACATCTTCTGCTGGTGCTGCTGGACAGCATCTTGCACACAGGCGTCCATCATGGCCTCGGTGAGGACCCCGTCCTCGGAGGCATACGCCGTGGCCTAGTGAGGAGAGAGGGAGCTGAGGGAGGCCGCATgggaaccccccacccccagtgcACACCAGGGCCCCGAGGTGGGGAGGGGCCAAACCAGGGGCACCAGAACGGCCTCAGGGTGAAACACAGGCTTCCCGCACCTCAGTAGAGCCCAGCATGCGTGTGGGCACCGGGAGCGACCCCTGCAGTGCCACAGCCCTGCCTGCGTCCTCAGCACTGCTGTTTCTCGATGACTTTCTAATAATAGAAAGCCGAAGGCCAAGCCCCACTGACAGCTGACCGAGGGCAGCTCCCAAGAGGCCGGGGAATTGCAGACCCTCTGTGTGTCTCAGCCGTGGCCAGGCAGCATCCCCGAGTGGCACTGCACCTCAGACCCTCAGACCCTGACCCTCACCGGCCGCCAGGGCAGAGGCAGCCACTGCCCACCTCAGGGCACCAaggccacccctgcccccacctccctgtCCTCCTGGCACAGGGCTTGGCATCCAGCACACAgaggctggagctgctgggaCTGGGGCCCTTGGTGTTGCTTCAGGCAGCCTGAGGTCCAGCCCTTCTGCCATGGACAGGTCACTCTGCATCCCAGTGCCAGTGAAAGGTGTGGAGTCCCCAAGGGGAGGCACCTGTGGGTCAGGGTCTGGGCATGGGGACGCCCACTGGGCACCGTGCTCGGGAGTGCACCAGGACAGCTAGAGGAAGCACAGGGCAGGGGACGCTTCCCGGACAGCTGAGTGGGTCCCTAACCCCATCCTGGCTGTGCCTCCCAGAGGCaggattcatctcacagggtaaaGGGGCAGCAGCACACCATCCTCCCACAACATGGCTGCCACGACGGGACCTTCCATGGGGATGACCACATGGTGCCCGTCCCCACTGGCAGCGCCCACCCCTCGCCAAGAGCCACTGTGTGGGGAGACACTGACTGGAGCTGGACCACCACTGTGCGTCAGGGGCCCAGGACTGCTCAACATTTTTGGTCTTGAGCCCACCCAAGAGAGTTCAAACAGGTGCAGGAACCCTTAGGGTGCACCCGAGTGGCTGCACCTCACCCAGGGCCCAGTGGAGGAAAGGGGATGAGCAGATGCTCACAGGGCCACCCCACCAGGAAGCACGGGACCTGGCAGAGCCCACCAGAAGTGACAGTGAAATGTCACGTGGCCTCCTGGGTGGGATTCTGGGGCAAGACCCAGTCCCAGGTAGGGCCAACAGTGACACATGACATTCACCACGTGGCAAGGCCCCGGGCCTGGGAGCTCTCTGTGCTACCCTTGCAACTTTTGTGGGAACCTAAAATCTTCAAACTATAAAAGGTCAAAGACAAGACCTGGACCTGATGTCTTCATGTGTGAATTCACAAAACATGAAGAATCAGCAGCACTCCTCAAACTCTGGGACAAATTGAAGAACATTTCTCACTCATCCTaggaggccagcattaccctgatatcaaacc
This region of Macaca fascicularis isolate 582-1 chromosome 1, T2T-MFA8v1.1 genomic DNA includes:
- the TMEM240 gene encoding transmembrane protein 240 is translated as MSMSANTMIFMILGASVVMAIACLMDMNALLDRFHNYILPHLRGEDRVCHCNCGRHHIHYVIPYDGDQSVVDASENYFVTDNVTKQEIDLMLGLLLGFCISWFLVWMDGVLHCAVRAWRAGRRHDGSWTWLPKLCSLRELGRRPHRPFEEAAGNMVHVKQKLYHNGHPSPRHL